In Lachnospiraceae bacterium, one DNA window encodes the following:
- a CDS encoding metallophosphoesterase, whose translation MGRIYVTGDIHAEPDRFNTENFPEQKELTHDDYMIICGDFGLVWAEDKESKREKQLLDWLEERPYTTLFVDGNHGATRC comes from the coding sequence ATGGGAAGAATTTACGTGACAGGGGATATTCACGCGGAACCGGACCGCTTCAATACGGAGAATTTCCCGGAACAGAAAGAGCTGACGCACGATGATTACATGATCATCTGCGGAGACTTTGGACTGGTATGGGCAGAGGATAAGGAAAGCAAACGGGAGAAGCAGCTGCTCGACTGGCTGGAGGAAAGACCATATACCACACTGTTCGTGGACGGGAACCATGGTGCGACACGTTGTTAA
- a CDS encoding TniQ family protein gives MIMPVCVRPMEDELLYGWLSRLSLENGYTSIKEFGTRFLAERTVLHAEKPSSWITRVDFIRDLDRICSEYGQVPFFPSADELLGRMTPLYAVFPFLIYGNQARWTQYILRAKGTAMTGNGNRWNMITEFLSCPECRRQDRERYGFSYLRTWHHLPGVRVCAVHGVPLQVLSFRKQNVIDPDGEGAVGPEKEPIGDPETERKIARFAKEMQERPLFLDLRGLQALCSERMEETGIGRNLPEAVEAAGFLPYFHGECEKQVRKMRMERWIGMEEFMAFTVFLFGEYAVLEERAKRFCGELEQPFADVIRGRFRPVSEFGRLVRLRCDACGKEFHIHPYALGLGCGCPFCEAGMSLQQRINRRLSFLGDGNYELAEEINEGNMDERVGILHKSCGKIRKTILTEAIWMQKRCGCEKWITFEDASRRVRTADPGFSLIRYIGGRKDHIVLLKHEVCGQTFQWELSRFEKRPTCMACGRRRAPRNSPEDFRERMRELAGDEYEPMSGFTDLRSRILIRHRACGTVTEMIPNDFLRGRRCNLCHKAIRRTELEEALNTCTGGYYRITDMKNVRYCIEGENGERFFRDSGCIMQELSRPTESKLFTHRLAKPKPIQRKEAMIYLSAKEICRRKGFWSPRDSADILPLKQVQDLMRWLVRNDYLERIGYGEYVLSEKKLPGEHDGADQAAESGTVQEHDGMV, from the coding sequence ATGATCATGCCGGTATGTGTGAGACCGATGGAAGATGAGCTGCTTTACGGCTGGCTTTCAAGGCTGTCACTGGAAAACGGATACACGTCGATCAAAGAATTCGGGACACGGTTCCTGGCCGAAAGGACCGTACTGCATGCAGAGAAACCGTCATCCTGGATTACAAGGGTTGATTTCATCCGGGATCTGGACCGGATCTGTTCGGAATACGGACAGGTCCCGTTCTTTCCTTCCGCGGATGAACTGCTTGGGCGGATGACGCCGCTGTATGCCGTTTTCCCGTTCCTGATATACGGAAACCAGGCCAGATGGACGCAGTATATCCTGCGGGCAAAAGGGACCGCCATGACCGGGAACGGAAACCGTTGGAACATGATTACGGAATTCCTGTCATGCCCGGAATGCAGGCGGCAGGACCGGGAGCGGTACGGTTTTTCCTATCTGCGCACCTGGCACCATCTGCCCGGGGTGCGGGTATGCGCCGTTCACGGGGTGCCCCTGCAGGTTCTTTCCTTCCGGAAACAGAACGTGATTGACCCGGATGGGGAAGGAGCCGTCGGACCGGAAAAGGAACCGATCGGGGATCCAGAAACGGAACGGAAGATTGCCCGGTTTGCCAAAGAGATGCAGGAACGGCCGCTGTTTCTGGATCTTCGCGGACTGCAGGCACTTTGTTCGGAACGCATGGAAGAAACCGGAATCGGAAGGAATCTTCCCGAAGCGGTGGAGGCGGCGGGCTTTCTTCCTTATTTTCACGGGGAATGCGAAAAACAGGTACGGAAAATGCGGATGGAACGGTGGATCGGGATGGAGGAATTCATGGCGTTCACCGTGTTCCTGTTCGGGGAATATGCCGTTCTGGAAGAAAGGGCAAAGCGGTTTTGCGGGGAGCTGGAACAGCCTTTTGCGGATGTAATCCGGGGACGGTTCCGCCCGGTGTCCGAATTCGGCAGACTGGTGCGTCTGAGGTGCGATGCCTGCGGTAAGGAGTTTCATATCCATCCGTATGCGCTCGGCTTGGGATGCGGCTGCCCTTTTTGCGAAGCCGGGATGTCACTGCAGCAGCGGATCAACCGGAGGCTCTCTTTTCTCGGAGACGGGAATTACGAACTGGCAGAAGAAATCAATGAAGGGAACATGGACGAGCGGGTCGGCATCCTCCATAAGAGCTGCGGAAAAATCCGGAAAACCATCCTGACGGAGGCAATCTGGATGCAGAAGAGATGCGGATGCGAGAAATGGATCACGTTCGAGGATGCGTCAAGGCGTGTCCGTACGGCGGATCCCGGTTTTTCCCTGATCCGGTACATCGGAGGCAGGAAAGACCACATCGTCCTGTTAAAACATGAGGTATGCGGTCAGACCTTTCAGTGGGAACTGAGCCGTTTTGAGAAGAGGCCGACCTGCATGGCATGCGGAAGACGGCGTGCCCCAAGGAATTCCCCGGAAGATTTCCGGGAACGGATGCGGGAACTGGCAGGAGACGAATACGAGCCGATGAGCGGCTTCACGGATTTGAGAAGCCGGATACTGATCAGACACCGGGCATGCGGAACCGTTACGGAGATGATTCCGAATGATTTTCTCCGCGGGAGAAGATGCAACCTGTGCCACAAGGCAATTCGAAGAACGGAACTGGAAGAGGCGCTTAACACATGCACCGGAGGGTACTACCGCATTACGGACATGAAAAACGTCAGATATTGCATCGAAGGCGAAAACGGAGAAAGATTCTTCCGGGATTCCGGATGCATCATGCAGGAACTGTCCAGACCCACGGAATCAAAGCTTTTTACGCACCGGCTGGCAAAGCCGAAACCGATACAAAGAAAAGAGGCAATGATTTATTTATCCGCAAAGGAAATCTGCCGAAGGAAGGGCTTCTGGAGTCCAAGGGACTCGGCTGACATCCTGCCGCTGAAACAGGTGCAGGACTTGATGCGATGGCTGGTAAGAAACGATTATCTGGAACGGATCGGATACGGCGAATACGTCCTGTCGGAAAAGAAGCTTCCGGGAGAACATGACGGTGCAGATCAGGCTGCCGAGAGCGGGACTGTACAGGAACATGACGGAATGGTATGA
- a CDS encoding ATP-binding protein, which translates to MKFVKNMNLDYVEPAGGKNLYDGVDLSVEDCVEARYWKQNGHLGNPDICSLPRAADITELLKQNNIPISGYDPAKVKMASLSERKRQLISLKKIRYPIPFHSLIEYHLSTALISSYASRRNGITAMARPIKVAGEEMETNIISYANDISANVLGFSIVGTSGVGKSTAFDLTCAKYPRVIRHTFPDGFYTQIPIIRLTAFSNSNLTALFLSFAKQLDQLLDTGEDHLNVISGKANLGKIVSIICGWIELYHIGAIAIDEIQFLDFSQSSAKSFENFLTITAQTGVAIVAIGTSEACRLWGGMLRIQRRMASTIIRADSYCKDKKFMSEIIERIWKYQWLDEPAPLTEGLENSMYEESCGSIDLLTTLWMMMQFEVLSNEEQPTIDEVFVHKVAEKHIKEMRGLLKESLIENEERFLELRENMLMDIQQSALADEERKVVEAFRREAKENIDNHYDRDMILSQMMGSISDCYPEYSELQIRKAFAKAEQEDGFKKAAKGERVQRVLAVLKKVGKGKRRTAGTKQAAGDDGKMKEIENTLMNCIEKG; encoded by the coding sequence ATGAAATTTGTTAAGAACATGAATCTTGATTATGTGGAACCGGCCGGCGGAAAAAATCTGTATGACGGCGTGGATCTGTCAGTGGAAGATTGTGTGGAGGCACGCTACTGGAAGCAGAACGGACATCTTGGAAATCCGGACATTTGTTCATTGCCGCGTGCAGCGGATATCACTGAACTGCTCAAACAGAACAATATCCCCATTTCCGGATATGACCCGGCAAAGGTGAAAATGGCCTCGCTGTCTGAGCGGAAACGTCAACTGATCAGTCTGAAAAAGATCCGTTATCCGATTCCGTTCCATTCGCTTATTGAATACCACTTGTCCACGGCTTTGATTTCGTCATACGCCAGCAGACGGAACGGAATAACGGCTATGGCCAGACCGATCAAAGTTGCGGGCGAGGAGATGGAGACCAATATTATTTCATATGCGAATGATATTTCTGCCAACGTACTAGGCTTCTCCATTGTCGGAACATCCGGAGTAGGCAAATCGACCGCTTTTGACCTGACATGCGCGAAGTATCCGCGGGTCATCCGCCACACCTTCCCGGATGGATTTTACACGCAGATTCCGATTATTCGTTTGACGGCATTTTCGAATTCCAACTTAACGGCATTGTTCTTATCATTCGCCAAGCAGCTTGACCAGCTGCTGGATACAGGGGAAGATCATTTGAATGTGATTTCGGGTAAGGCGAATTTAGGAAAGATTGTTTCCATCATCTGTGGGTGGATTGAACTGTATCATATTGGCGCGATTGCGATTGACGAGATCCAGTTTTTGGATTTTTCACAGAGCAGCGCGAAAAGTTTTGAGAATTTCCTGACAATCACGGCTCAGACTGGCGTTGCAATCGTGGCAATCGGAACCTCGGAAGCATGCCGGTTATGGGGAGGCATGCTGCGGATCCAGAGACGCATGGCAAGCACAATTATCCGGGCAGATTCTTACTGCAAAGACAAGAAGTTCATGAGCGAGATTATCGAGAGAATCTGGAAATACCAGTGGCTGGACGAACCGGCACCCCTGACGGAGGGACTTGAAAATAGCATGTATGAGGAAAGCTGCGGAAGCATCGATCTTCTGACAACGTTATGGATGATGATGCAGTTTGAGGTATTAAGCAATGAGGAGCAGCCGACTATTGATGAAGTGTTTGTTCATAAGGTTGCCGAGAAACACATCAAGGAAATGCGGGGGCTGTTAAAGGAATCCCTGATTGAGAATGAAGAGCGATTTCTGGAACTTCGTGAAAATATGCTGATGGATATTCAGCAGTCAGCCCTGGCGGATGAGGAAAGAAAAGTCGTGGAAGCATTCCGCCGGGAAGCGAAGGAAAATATTGATAATCATTATGACCGCGACATGATTCTTTCTCAGATGATGGGATCCATTTCAGATTGTTATCCGGAATATTCGGAGCTTCAGATACGGAAAGCCTTTGCAAAAGCGGAGCAGGAAGATGGATTCAAAAAGGCCGCCAAGGGAGAACGTGTCCAGAGGGTTCTTGCCGTATTGAAAAAAGTCGGGAAAGGAAAAAGACGGACAGCCGGGACAAAACAGGCAGCCGGGGATGACGGAAAAATGAAGGAGATTGAAAACACGTTGATGAACTGCATCGAGAAAGGATAG
- a CDS encoding transposase family protein, which translates to MENKGQPQLQAGDVIHADQEYYRILVLTEKTVIFVQLDVSRLNIVRFSTELLKYRMNLGEFEKVEWNDDYRIKNLTLDEEEEIARKAKAMERMLQSMYPAWERISSKETKSEVKALMQELGCRKTTVYKLIRLYLQSGRNRYSLVDGRKGEKNRVNDYKTGDSVRGHGDKTVANDERLEEIFQDGYQYFLKGKEAGVSLKSAYRYLVGKHYMTQEYVDGALVQKMLPLEEIPTYKRFWTYCKKQGGENGIMPLKMSAKERRNNARLLQGNSQSGCAGPGHIVEVDEVEIDMINVSTRDSRQVVGRAVMYLAIDVYSCCIVGCWVDYANNSFVGITNLLMALFFDGREQYAKYGLTAPSEVCPMGFIPQELRTDHGSEYTSEDMRRVGREIGMNIVLAPPATGSMKGIVEQSFHQFQELVRSAAGGTGVIMKTHDSKHYETACTDLDDIRRMAYRFVVYFNQHKRDGYPLTKEMIQADVPPIPASIWQYGCEYLMTPRWLTESTKKTAFFALLKTDRKFQISRRGVTYRGLFYENGEQWLLEKMWKTGKKKEALPGVRYDPRSINNVYLMEDGALHVIALNEIREEQRTFRDMSWKEYDELWKRRKDTSRSLEAYDLEQQVAVQRDMADVITTAKKLQNAGKNRKKNIREARKQEQENGQLQNTLAERLTVGGEDVVTGLPDANVLQKKPETEKENVTEKVKDKAPKATEKVLEVLPDDFSGMTKYFGV; encoded by the coding sequence ATGGAAAATAAAGGACAGCCGCAGTTACAGGCAGGTGATGTAATACATGCGGATCAGGAATATTATCGAATTCTTGTACTGACGGAAAAAACGGTAATATTCGTACAGCTGGATGTAAGCAGGTTAAATATTGTACGTTTTTCCACGGAGCTTTTAAAATACCGGATGAATCTTGGCGAATTTGAAAAGGTTGAATGGAATGATGATTACCGGATTAAGAACCTTACGTTGGATGAGGAAGAAGAGATAGCGCGTAAAGCAAAAGCGATGGAACGTATGCTTCAGAGTATGTATCCGGCATGGGAAAGAATTTCATCAAAAGAAACCAAGTCGGAAGTAAAAGCGCTCATGCAGGAGCTGGGTTGCCGTAAGACAACTGTTTATAAGCTGATTAGGCTTTACCTTCAGTCAGGACGTAATCGGTATTCCCTGGTTGATGGAAGAAAAGGCGAGAAAAACAGAGTGAATGACTATAAAACAGGAGATTCCGTCCGTGGACATGGTGATAAGACAGTTGCCAATGACGAACGCCTGGAAGAGATTTTCCAGGACGGCTATCAGTATTTCCTGAAAGGAAAAGAGGCCGGAGTGTCACTTAAATCGGCATACCGTTATCTCGTCGGAAAGCACTACATGACGCAGGAATACGTTGACGGTGCCCTGGTCCAAAAGATGCTCCCGTTGGAAGAAATCCCCACCTACAAACGTTTCTGGACCTACTGCAAAAAGCAGGGAGGCGAAAACGGCATCATGCCGTTAAAGATGAGCGCGAAGGAGCGGAGAAACAACGCAAGGCTTCTTCAGGGAAACAGCCAGAGCGGCTGTGCCGGTCCCGGCCATATCGTGGAGGTCGATGAGGTGGAAATCGACATGATCAACGTGTCCACACGGGACAGCAGGCAGGTGGTCGGGCGCGCAGTCATGTACCTCGCAATCGACGTTTATTCCTGCTGTATTGTAGGCTGCTGGGTCGATTACGCAAACAATAGCTTTGTTGGAATCACAAATTTACTTATGGCGCTGTTTTTTGACGGCCGTGAGCAGTATGCAAAATACGGTCTGACCGCACCGTCAGAGGTTTGTCCGATGGGATTCATTCCGCAGGAGTTGCGCACGGACCACGGTTCCGAATACACATCAGAAGATATGAGGCGTGTCGGCCGGGAAATCGGAATGAACATTGTTCTGGCACCTCCGGCCACGGGTTCCATGAAAGGCATCGTTGAGCAGTCGTTCCATCAGTTCCAGGAGCTCGTGCGCAGCGCAGCTGGTGGAACGGGAGTCATTATGAAAACGCATGACTCGAAGCACTATGAAACGGCCTGCACCGACCTGGACGATATTCGTCGCATGGCGTATCGCTTTGTCGTTTATTTTAACCAGCACAAACGGGACGGATACCCTCTGACGAAGGAAATGATTCAGGCAGATGTTCCGCCAATCCCGGCTTCCATCTGGCAGTACGGATGTGAGTATCTGATGACACCTCGGTGGCTGACAGAGAGTACGAAAAAGACTGCATTTTTCGCACTTCTGAAAACGGACAGGAAGTTCCAGATCTCCAGGCGGGGCGTTACATACCGCGGGCTCTTTTATGAAAACGGAGAACAGTGGCTTCTGGAGAAAATGTGGAAGACAGGAAAGAAAAAAGAAGCATTACCGGGTGTGCGCTACGACCCGCGGAGCATCAATAACGTGTATTTAATGGAAGATGGTGCACTGCATGTCATCGCCCTGAACGAGATCCGGGAGGAACAGAGAACATTCAGAGACATGAGCTGGAAAGAATATGATGAGCTCTGGAAACGGAGAAAGGATACCAGCCGTAGCCTGGAGGCATATGATCTGGAACAGCAGGTCGCTGTCCAGCGTGACATGGCGGATGTCATCACAACGGCGAAAAAGCTGCAGAATGCCGGGAAAAACAGAAAGAAAAATATTCGGGAGGCCAGAAAACAGGAACAGGAAAACGGACAACTCCAGAATACGCTTGCGGAGCGCCTTACGGTAGGCGGAGAGGATGTCGTGACCGGACTGCCGGATGCGAATGTCCTTCAAAAGAAGCCGGAAACGGAAAAAGAGAACGTTACGGAAAAGGTGAAAGATAAGGCACCTAAAGCAACCGAAAAGGTACTTGAAGTGCTCCCGGACGATTTTAGCGGGATGACAAAATATTTTGGTGTGTAG
- a CDS encoding TnsA endonuclease N-terminal domain-containing protein, protein MKQKSDAKKRQEGRCLGTGNLYVGFIKANEIGSIGTSTAIYDPIAERTVDTLSMGEKEFFWIMRFRDDVAQIQEQMMLSSETVRNICEEHGFRIPRNVLSTDFLITFRNGSRIAYSIKSGAEEFNPESPKYQTLLVRQYIEMEYWKRYGIDFRIVLRENLNKTLAVNIEHCMAYYDSAHVTGTETMLKYLVAHKAVSIPMDGEIVRFASLVRGNEENIRETYRRYRDGK, encoded by the coding sequence TTGAAGCAGAAAAGCGACGCAAAAAAACGACAGGAAGGGCGCTGCCTCGGAACCGGAAACCTGTATGTCGGATTCATTAAAGCAAATGAAATCGGCAGTATCGGAACATCAACGGCAATATACGATCCGATTGCGGAGAGAACCGTGGATACGTTATCCATGGGCGAAAAGGAATTTTTCTGGATCATGCGTTTTCGCGATGACGTGGCACAGATTCAGGAACAGATGATGCTTTCTTCCGAGACGGTACGGAACATTTGTGAGGAACATGGATTTCGCATTCCGCGGAATGTCCTGTCCACGGATTTTCTCATTACATTCCGTAACGGCAGCAGGATTGCATACAGCATCAAGTCAGGAGCGGAAGAGTTTAATCCGGAATCGCCGAAATACCAAACTCTTTTGGTTCGGCAATATATTGAGATGGAATACTGGAAGCGATATGGCATCGATTTCCGGATTGTCTTACGGGAGAACCTGAATAAAACGCTCGCGGTCAACATTGAACATTGTATGGCGTACTATGATTCAGCTCATGTGACGGGAACGGAAACCATGCTGAAATACCTAGTCGCGCATAAAGCTGTATCAATCCCCATGGATGGGGAAATCGTACGGTTTGCAAGTCTGGTAAGAGGGAACGAAGAGAATATCAGAGAAACTTACAGGAGGTACCGGGATGGAAAATAA
- a CDS encoding helix-turn-helix domain-containing protein yields the protein MKLKRNDELIPKRLKKLREEKGWSQTQAGDSIGAGRGAWQQWELRKRTPNDTALVAISYIFNVSLPYICGVDDEPTPQSMIIPESRLQPMDRNGIEAYLSLTRQEKEFVRKTMDFLQSHRHQQ from the coding sequence ATGAAATTAAAACGCAATGATGAACTGATCCCTAAACGGCTCAAAAAACTTCGAGAGGAAAAAGGCTGGTCCCAGACACAGGCCGGTGATTCCATCGGCGCAGGCCGTGGTGCCTGGCAGCAGTGGGAACTTCGTAAGCGTACACCAAATGATACCGCTCTTGTCGCCATTTCCTATATTTTCAACGTAAGCCTTCCGTATATCTGCGGTGTGGATGACGAACCGACTCCACAAAGCATGATTATCCCGGAGTCCCGCTTACAGCCGATGGACCGTAACGGGATTGAGGCTTACCTCAGCCTGACACGGCAGGAAAAAGAGTTTGTGCGAAAAACCATGGATTTCCTTCAGTCCCATCGTCATCAGCAATAG
- a CDS encoding helix-turn-helix domain-containing protein — protein MGYEKRQDIDQRVYSAEDIQVMLGVKRSAAYNFLTKVYKDGAPFLVHKIGTMYRVPKESFDAWLCGKEK, from the coding sequence ATGGGATATGAGAAGAGACAGGATATCGATCAGCGTGTGTACAGTGCAGAAGATATTCAGGTGATGCTTGGCGTGAAGCGTTCGGCTGCCTACAATTTCCTGACTAAGGTTTATAAAGACGGAGCGCCGTTCCTTGTACACAAAATCGGGACCATGTACCGCGTGCCCAAGGAGAGCTTTGACGCATGGTTGTGCGGCAAGGAAAAGTGA
- a CDS encoding IS1634 family transposase, producing the protein MSYFLKKTNNKKGTYLQIYESYYDPTRKCGAHRSYKPLGYVHELQATGIEDPIAVFTKEVQKLNQKCKQKKQAEKEQHISDVSPEKHLGYFPLKNINDSLGCKRFIDLMQTATNFRFNIFDMMSALIYARTVHPCSKSKTYDEVIPNLFENHDFSLDQLYSGLEYIGSEYEKVIEIYNHQINQTYPLDTVHTYFDCTNFYFEIDKEDDFRLKGPSKENRREPIVGMGLLLDANQIPIGMKMYPGNESEKPVIRNIIDDLKKRSHISGRTIQIADKGLNCFNNIAHALKAGDGYIFSKSVKTLPETEKTWVLLENDYADVKNKRGEILYRIKECVDDFSYSYTDTAGHKKTVKLTEKRIVTFNPKLAAKQKYEINRQVEKAKKLKASQAKRSEYGDSSKYVSFIPTNKKGEETEGAVKVEINEKSIENARKFAGYNMIVTSEIHMAASKVYAAYHNLWRIEESFRVMKSQLDARPVYLQKQETITGHFLICYLAVLLTRILQIHILKNQYGTEEIFDFIRDFRVAKISDRKYINLSRNSSFIKFFSDHTGLPLTSYFMGNTDIKKVLSHRF; encoded by the coding sequence ATGTCTTATTTCTTAAAGAAAACAAACAATAAAAAGGGTACTTATTTACAGATCTACGAAAGTTATTATGATCCTACTCGAAAATGCGGTGCTCATCGTTCTTACAAACCTCTGGGGTATGTACACGAACTTCAGGCTACCGGCATTGAGGATCCGATTGCTGTTTTTACCAAAGAGGTCCAGAAACTTAATCAGAAATGCAAACAGAAAAAACAGGCAGAAAAAGAACAACATATCTCCGATGTGTCTCCCGAAAAACATCTGGGGTATTTTCCTTTAAAAAATATCAATGACTCTCTCGGCTGTAAGCGGTTTATTGATCTCATGCAGACGGCAACTAATTTCAGATTTAACATTTTTGATATGATGTCTGCTTTAATTTATGCAAGAACAGTCCATCCCTGTTCGAAATCAAAAACTTATGATGAGGTTATCCCAAATCTCTTTGAAAACCACGATTTTTCACTGGACCAGCTGTATTCCGGTCTGGAGTACATTGGCTCCGAATACGAAAAGGTGATCGAGATCTATAACCACCAGATCAATCAGACATATCCGCTTGATACGGTCCACACATACTTTGATTGTACAAACTTTTACTTTGAGATTGATAAAGAAGATGATTTCCGACTGAAAGGCCCCTCAAAAGAAAACCGCAGGGAACCGATCGTCGGTATGGGCCTGCTCCTGGATGCCAACCAGATCCCTATCGGTATGAAAATGTATCCTGGGAATGAAAGTGAAAAACCCGTTATACGCAACATCATTGATGATCTTAAAAAACGCAGTCACATATCCGGCAGAACGATTCAGATCGCGGATAAGGGACTTAACTGCTTTAATAACATCGCACACGCATTGAAAGCTGGCGATGGATACATCTTCTCCAAATCTGTAAAAACTCTTCCTGAGACGGAAAAAACATGGGTCCTGCTTGAAAATGACTATGCAGACGTTAAGAACAAAAGAGGAGAGATACTGTACCGTATCAAGGAATGCGTAGATGATTTTTCTTATTCCTACACAGATACCGCTGGACATAAAAAAACAGTAAAACTTACAGAAAAACGGATCGTAACATTCAATCCAAAACTTGCCGCAAAACAGAAATATGAAATAAACCGGCAGGTCGAGAAAGCAAAGAAGCTCAAAGCCAGTCAGGCAAAAAGATCCGAATATGGCGATAGTTCTAAATATGTTTCTTTTATTCCCACTAATAAAAAGGGAGAAGAAACAGAGGGTGCTGTAAAAGTTGAAATAAACGAAAAATCCATTGAGAATGCCCGCAAATTTGCAGGTTATAACATGATCGTTACTTCAGAGATCCACATGGCTGCGTCCAAGGTGTATGCTGCCTACCATAATCTCTGGCGCATTGAAGAATCTTTCCGTGTCATGAAATCCCAGCTTGATGCAAGACCTGTATATTTACAAAAACAGGAAACGATCACCGGACATTTCCTCATTTGTTACCTTGCGGTACTGCTGACCAGGATCTTACAGATACACATCTTAAAAAACCAGTATGGTACCGAAGAGATATTTGATTTCATACGTGACTTCAGAGTTGCAAAAATATCTGACCGAAAATATATAAACTTATCACGGAATTCTTCTTTTATAAAGTTTTTTTCCGATCATACCGGACTTCCATTAACCTCTTATTTTATGGGTAATACCGATATTAAAAAAGTGCTGAGCCATAGATTTTAG
- a CDS encoding replication initiation protein: protein MKHYPQPAIHDYKIFERNDIAKYGIMFITYKALDPIQYKSLMYLLWKSLQQNYRHIDGVALSISELCQALGYCSDRNCNFARLKRRIVLLVKELMNETLTIHDKDQDMYVSFVWIQTMSFSFKRDWLTIRFNTDLARYFGYSLKEDFTVVKLKYLNRLKKPASVILYPFFCRYQNMHVFNYDISDLTNLLTGDMDFPYKYLKRDHILPAIQEINRCTNLNVTVSENFSDRKVSSLRFVISRFPAEDEMDHYMLHENIMFDELSICPYRNDWMNDFDYDMATQEYISHQDATVSKIDVDYSSSIYDDIIDSSYKG, encoded by the coding sequence ATGAAACATTATCCCCAGCCAGCAATACACGACTACAAGATCTTTGAGCGGAATGATATTGCCAAATACGGCATCATGTTTATCACCTATAAGGCTCTTGATCCGATCCAATATAAGAGCCTTATGTATCTGCTTTGGAAAAGTTTACAGCAGAATTACAGACATATCGATGGTGTAGCATTGTCCATCAGCGAACTTTGTCAAGCTCTCGGATACTGCAGCGACCGGAATTGCAACTTTGCCCGGTTAAAAAGGCGAATTGTGCTGCTTGTTAAGGAGTTAATGAATGAAACGCTGACAATCCATGACAAAGATCAGGACATGTATGTTTCTTTTGTATGGATTCAGACGATGAGTTTTTCTTTCAAGAGAGACTGGCTTACTATCCGCTTCAATACGGACCTTGCACGTTATTTCGGCTATTCGCTGAAAGAAGACTTCACTGTGGTAAAACTGAAATACCTGAATCGGCTCAAGAAACCCGCTTCCGTCATACTGTATCCGTTTTTCTGCCGTTACCAAAATATGCATGTCTTCAATTATGATATTTCGGATCTCACAAATCTTTTGACAGGAGACATGGATTTTCCGTACAAATATCTGAAACGGGACCATATTTTGCCGGCCATTCAGGAAATTAACCGCTGCACAAATCTTAACGTAACCGTCTCGGAAAACTTTTCGGATCGGAAGGTAAGCAGTTTACGCTTTGTCATTTCACGTTTTCCTGCCGAGGACGAGATGGATCATTACATGCTCCATGAAAATATCATGTTCGATGAGTTGTCGATCTGTCCGTATCGGAATGACTGGATGAATGACTTTGATTACGATATGGCTACCCAGGAATACATATCTCATCAGGATGCCACAGTCTCGAAGATCGATGTCGATTATTCCAGTTCCATCTATGATGATATCATCGATTCATCTTATAAAGGCTAA